The proteins below come from a single Triticum aestivum cultivar Chinese Spring chromosome 5D, IWGSC CS RefSeq v2.1, whole genome shotgun sequence genomic window:
- the LOC123120147 gene encoding cationic amino acid transporter 6, chloroplastic: MDKGALMTPDSDQGGPDGGSFSSLRSYGRALSQTPRRLARRACAATAPEEEMSRVRARSGAPMARALRWPDLVGLGLGGMVGAGVFVTTGRATRLHAGPGVVVSYAIAGLCALLSAFCYTEFAVDMPVAGGAFSYLRVTFGEFAAFLTGANLIMEYVFSNAAVARSFTAYMGTAVGVDAPSKWRIAVPGLPNGFNQVDLVAVGVILLISVCICYSTKESSKVNMVLTAVHVAFILFIIVMGFWRGDARNLTHPADPAHPGGFFPNGVGGVFSGAAMVYLSYIGYDAVSTMAEEVERPARDIPIGVSGSVIIVTVLYCLMAASMSMLLPYDAIDTEAPFSGAFRGSDGWGWVSNVIGAGASLGILTSLMVAMLGQARYLCVIGRSGVMPAWLAKVHPKTATPVNASAFLGLLTAALALFTELDILLNLVCIGTLFVFYMVSNAVVYRRYVVGPTGSSTESGDRQPSAWPTLAFLLAFSLIALSFTLVWKLAPEGGRTRVGLLSACGAAAVATVGAFQALVPQAHTPELWGVPGMPWVPAASVFLNVFLLGSLDRPSYVRFGFFSAAAVLVYVLYSVHASYDAEESATLDGAKVQDEACRV, encoded by the exons ATGGACAAGGGCGCACTGATGACGCCGGACTCCGATCAGGGCGGCCCCGACGGGGGCTCCTTCTCGAGCCTGCGCTCGTACGGGCGGGCCCTGTCGCAGACGCCGCGGCGGCTGGCACGGCGCGCGTGCGCGGCGACGGCGCCGGAGGAAGAGATGAGCCGCGTGCGCGCGCGGTCGGGGGCTCCGATGGCGCGCGCTCTGCGGTGGCCGGACCTCGTGGGGCTTGGTCTCGGCGGCATGGTGGGCGCCGGGGTGTTCGTCACCACCGGGCGCGCCACGAGGCTCCACGCCGGCCCCGGCGTCGTCGTGTCCTACGCCATTGCCGGCCTCTGCGCGCTGCTCTCCGCCTTCTGCTACACGGAGTTCGCCGTGGACATGCCCGTCGCCGGCGGCGCCTTCAGCTACCTCCGCGTCACCTTCG GGGAATTCGCTGCGTTCCTGACGGGGGCGAACCTCATCATGGAGTACGTCTTCTCCAACGCCGCCGTGGCGCGCAGCTTCACGGCCTACATGGGCACCGCGGTCGGCGTCGACGCGCCCAGCAAGTGGCGGATCGCCGTGCCGGGCCTCCCCAACGGCTTCAACCAggtcgacctcgtcgccgtcgggGTCATCCTCCTCATCTCCGTCTGCATCTGCTACAG CACCAAAGAGAGCTCCAAGGTGAACATGGTCCTCACGGCCGTGCACGTGGCCTtcatcctcttcatcatcgtcATGGGCTTCTGGCGTGGCGACGCGCGCAACCTGACCCACCCCGCCGACCCGGCCCACCCGGGCGGTTTCTTCCCCAACGGCGTCGGCGGCGTCTTCAGCGGCGCGGCCATGGTGTACCTGAGCTACATCGGCTACGACGCCGTGTCCACCATGGCTGAAGAGGTGGAGCGGCCCGCGCGCGACATCCCCATCGGTGTCTCGGGGTCCGTCATCATCGTCACCGTGCTCTACTGCCTCATGGCCGCTTCCATGTCCATGCTCCTCCCATACGACGCG ATCGACACAGAGGCGCCCTTCTCGGGGGCCTTCAGGGGGAGCGACGGATGGGGCTGGGTGTCCAACGTGATCGGGGCCGGTGCCAGCCTCGGCATCTTGACGTCGCTCATGGTGGCCATGCTGGGGCAGGCCAGGTACCTGTGCGTCATCGGCCGCTCCGGCGTCATGCCCGCCTGGCTAGCCAAGGTGCACCCCAAGACCGCCACCCCCGTCAACGCCTCTGCCTTCCTTG GACTCTTGACGGCTGCGCTGGCGCTCTTCACGGAGCTGGACATCCTCCTCAACCTCGTCTGCATTGGCACGCTCTTCGTCTTCTACATGGTGTCCAACGCAGTCGTATACCGCCGCTACGTCGTCGGCCCAACCGGCAGCAGCACCGAATCCGGGGACCGGCAGCCCAGCGCATGGCCGACCCTCGCGTTTCTCCTCGCCTTCTCCCTCATCGCGCTCTCCTTCACGCTGGTGTGGAAGCTGGCGCCGGAGGGCGGCCGCACCAGGGTCGGGCTCCTGTCGGcgtgcggcgcggcggcggtggccacGGTCGGCGCGTTCCAGGCGCTGGTGCCCCAGGCGCACACGCCCGAGCTTTGGGGCGTGCCGGGCATGCCGTGGGTGCCCGCAGCGTCCGTGTTCCTCAACGTCTTCCTGCTGGGCTCCCTAGACCGCCCGTCCTACGTCCGGTTCGGCTTCTTCTCCGCGGCCGCCGTGCTCGTCTACGTGCTCTACAGCGTGCACGCCAGCTATGACGCCGAGGAGAGCGCCACGCTCGACGGCGCCAAGGTGCAGGACGAAGCTTGCAGGGTGTAG